A segment of the Camelus bactrianus isolate YW-2024 breed Bactrian camel chromosome 22, ASM4877302v1, whole genome shotgun sequence genome:
cactctgatctttcttttccccttccttctactaactttgggcttagtttgttctttttctagtccaTCAAGGCATagagttagattgtttatttcagATCTTCCTAGTTTCTTAATATATGCATTTACTGCTATGAATTTTCCTTTCAGAACTGCTTTTGCagcatcccataggttttggtatgttgtgtttccaatttcatttgttttaatgtgttgttttacttagcttttgatttatttttaaacccaTTGGCTATTCAGGAGTGTGTTGTATAATTTCCATGAGGCTGGAGCACATCCACACTAGAGCTGCCAGTCCCCCACAGAGCTGGGGAATGATGATGCTGCAATACTGCAAAACACTGGCAGTTGCAATGGGAAGACCTAATGTGAAAAGATGGCAGAAAATGTTCCCCAAGTGTTACACTGGGATATGTAACCAGCAAATGGGAAAGACCACAGGTGAACTTTATTGGCCTGTTGATGTGGTGCTCGGTTCTAGGTGCAAACCTCTTCAAGACTATTCTGGTTTCTGGCCCCGGGAAAATGTAAGGAAACTCTGTTCCCGGCCTCACCGTCCCCACTGACCAGCCCGTGTGTGCACAGCTGCCCCTCTGCTTTGGCTTCACTGTGCATCTGTAAAGAGAAGGCTTTGTTTCAGACAGACCCCACAGCCCCTTTGGTCAGGGCTTCACTCTTTCAGGATGTCATTGTGTGATAGCTGGTGTGCCAAACCTCATGTGGCCCTTGTCACAGTGGGGTTACAAGTGAGCCCAGAAGGACAACTCAGTTTGTGTTGTCATCATGCTTTGTATTGTGGGATTTGATCTGTACTTTGTATTGTGGGATTTGagtctgaattctttttttttaacattttttattgatttataataattttacaatgttgtgtcaaattccagtgtagagcacaatttttcagttatgcatgaacatatatatatattcattgtcacatttttttctctgtgagctaccataattgAGTCTGAATTCTTAAGAGACATCTGCAGTTGCTTTCATGCAACAAAAATAACCTCACATCCTTCTTGGCAGATGTATCCACAACGTAGGGGCAGGTTCATGCCTACGTATCACTTGTATCTCACACTTAGAAATCATGATGGTTTTTGACTAGAAGCATGAAAAGCCTGACGTTTAGTGTGAGTAAAAGATGGCCTGTTTTAAAAATGGGTTTGGCAGTACACTGAGTCCCTCTGTGTGGCTCACACATGAAAAGTTATCCCAGGTAGCCAGATTTATTAGGAGTCAGAGTTCATCAGTTGGACAACACCAGCTTTCAGGTGACAAAGGGCCAATGCTGAGAACAAAGTCACCTGGGAAGACTGATTGACAGTGTGATAGATAAAGTCCCTCTAAAGCTTAGCTTTCTGCCCTCAAGCACAGGGAGACAAGATGCTACAGGCAGGACAGTAAGAGTCTCTACAAGGTTGCAACCGCCAGGGACTAGCAGGAAGGGCTGCCGCAGCTCACAGGAGACAGTGCGGGGCTCTCCTGCTCACAACCCTTGACTGGTGCGGCCTTGGAGCAGACACTTGAAGAACAAGTTAGAAGGATGTGAAACTTGAAAATATCTCCAATGGCCGTGACATGCAGCCATCCCTGCTCCCTCCAGGGAGAGCGGCGTCTGGGGAGATATGTTGGGAAGAGGGATGAGCCTCTGTTGCAACATGCAGTGAGATGAAGTCTAACTCCCCGCTCCCGGCCCCCAAGGCATTTTAATTGGCTCACAAGGCGCGTCCCCTATGGGCTAATTAGTACTAGACGGAACTTGCCTATGGGGATGTGGGGCTGGTGCCTTTGGGGACCCTCAGCTGTAGAGAGGAGGCTCCTGGCACAACCCTGGTCTCTGCTAACTCAGGTCCTGGGGGATGTATTCCCAGACACAATCCTGATTTCCTGGCTGATCTCAGAGGGGCTCTCTGCCAGCCTGGCGCTGCTCTGCTTCTAGGGGGAGAGGGCACTAGAGGCCTCACATGAAGCTGAGCTTTAATTTATGACCAGTTCATGTCCTGTGAGAATCTCACACGCAGAAAACCACAGCAAAGGCTGATTCTACCTGGGCCCCGTGAGTAAACTCCTTTCCCTGTCTGCCCCTCAGTTCCCTGAGTAGTTGACCCACGAGAAGTGAGGCAGGGAGCCAGTGACGCTGCCTAGAAGGTGGTCCCCAGAAGAAGGAGGATTAAAGACTTGAAGCTCTGGTAGAATTAAACAGCATATAACCTCTCACACCACGCCAGCCCGAGCAAGGCAGAGGCCTTTCCTCTTTCTGCTCACACTCTATTGCTAAGATTTCTTTTCCCCGTCCGACAGGACCTTCTGACTGGTGAATGACGACTTCTCCCCTGGGATGaatcagtaaggagcatgtgggtAGAGAATGATTTTCCCTTTGACTGTGTACCCTATAGTCAGTCCACTGATTTCTCTCTATCCTCATCCTCCTTCTCACAACCAGCTGTTGACTGAGAGTTGAGGGAGAGAGGGACTGAGCAGTAAAACTATACCCCAAACACGGCTCTTTTCATTCAACCCTACTGCCTCTTTGGATCCCAGAATTCAGTGAAATCTTTCCATGTTCTGGAGTAACCCTGTTAGTACTCTAGTTCCCTTGATTTGGAAATTCAGGGTCTCCTGGCCCCGGTGCAGACATGGCCAAGTCGAAgaaccacaccacacacaaccAGTCCCGAAAATGGCACAGAAACGGCATCAAAAAACCCTGATCACAACGATACGAATCTCGTAAGGGGGTGGACCCCAAGTTCCTGAGGAACAAGCGCTTTGCCAGGAAGCACAACAAGAAGGGCCTGAAGAAGGTGCCAAGGCCACGAGCGCACGTGCTGAGGCTGTCAGGGCTCTCGTAAAGCCCAAGGGGGCCAAGCCCAAGGTCCCAAAGGGCAACAGCTGCAAGCTCCTTCGACTCGCCTGCACTGCTCACCCCAAGCTCAGGAAACGTGCTCCTGCCCGCATCGCCAAGGGGCTCAGGCCCTGTCGGCCAAAGGCCAAGGCCAACAGTCAGACCAAGGCCGCAGCTCCAGCTGCAGCTCCAGCTCAGGCTCAGGCTCAGGCTCCTAAAGACACCCAGGCCCCCAGAGAGGCTCCAGAGTAGAGGCCTTCATCTGCTGACGTGAGGCTAGAAGGActggtgtgacccctgggctGCATGGGGCTCATGTCCACCTGTGCTGTTTGTACAAATAAACCTGAggcagggaaaaagaaaaaaaaatttcaccccTCTGATTTTTTTGTGTCTAGAAATGTTCACTTCCCCTCTTTCCATTAGGCTTGCCTACCACGTCAGCGATGGTTTTTCAATCCATGATTATTAGGGTGAACAGAAACCCTACTGAGCGTTCCAGGGGGTGTGCCCACGCATACGCTATGGTACTTTCTCAAAACGGATGTGTAGCGTCATAACCGGCTGAGACACACATGCAGTTACGCGTAATACAAGGAGGAATATGATGAGACCAGAATGAGTCCCGTGACGTTAAGCGCCAGCCTTAGTCCATTTTATTATACCTCAAACATCGGCGCTAAACtacttctaaaagaaaacttaCAGTTCAGGACACTGCGTCAACTTTATCACATATTTATCACCACCGGTGCCAACATACATGTGGGAGTTCACGTACTACATCTAAGGACTACGCTGTGTGCTCAGTACACGTGTGTGGAATGTGCTCAGCAAAGGGGTTAAGGGAAACGCACAGTTATTACAGTCTTAAAAAATCAAGGGAGTCTTTCAGCagagaatgaatgaaggaaagaggaagagaattaGGAGCGACAAGTCACGGAATAGATAAATATGTGCGTGGATAACCTATAACGTTGTAAACATAACTCAGGGCCAGATCGTGTTAGGCATTGTACTTGTAGGTAACATTTGGGTTTATCCTGGCCTCTTCAATATTTCTATAAGGGTTGGCAGACAGGATACAATCAGTGCTTTGGGAGGACTGAACTGATCCTGTGTGCAGGACAGACATGTGtagggagggcaggaggcagtCAGGTCCACCATAAAGCTGCTGCTGTGGTCAAGGTAAGAGCTGGTCAGTGTGGGGACCAAGTCATAAAGGAGCTGATGGTGAGGGCGATGAATACTGATCACCCACGAGAGTAGAGAAgactgaggagggagagagggctggtgaggggaggggcACTGAAGACTGGCCCCTGGAGATTTAGGTGAGTGCTCGCTAGACCGCAGGAAAGCAGAGGTGGAAACTGGCCTTGGGGGGCTATCAGCCCTCAATGTAAACTGGGGGAAGATGCTAGGACTCCTGGAAACCTGGCCCGTGGATTGGAATAGACTCTGGACTTGCAGTCAGAAGTCCCGGGTTCCAAGCCAAATCTTGTAATTCATTCATGTTTCCATGTCCCTGCGATGCTGGGTAACACTGGGTGCTTGGCACTGGGGGAGTCTGTGCATCTCTCAGCCCGTCTAAGCTTGAGGGGATGCCAGGATTTCTATGAGGACGTCTGTCTGCTCTCTGAAGCTTCCTGGAACTCGTCCCTGACACCCATCCCCGACAGCTGTGCTGGGAACAGCACCAAGAGGTGAGATTGGTGGTGGAGGAGAGGAATCGTGTAGGGGTAGGTTCTGAGCTGTGAGAGGTAGGGGGAGGAAATTCAGTCTGGAACAGAGGAGAAATTACCTACTTCAGCAATGACCAAAGGCTGTGAATGTAACAGGATCATTTGATAGCCCATAACCGCTATTTGTACAGCTCCCTGTGCCTTAGTAAATTGGGGATAATTTAGTATCTCCTAATGTGAGGCCACAGAGGTCAGTTGACACTGAGGAgaagcagcccccaaattctctGAGATTCCCAGATCATTGCGGTGGCCACTGTCTTACAGGGTTGCGGGACCCATTCCCTCAGAATATATCCAAGTatgtcttgtgattttttttgttgtctGTACAGTAAGTGTTTTAGAATTACACCTTTTTACAGACAATGAATTAATGGTTTCATGACTTATGAGCACCTACCAGCCTCATATTTAAAAGCATGACTGTAATCATGTATCATTAATTAGAGGAGTAGTCATGGATGAGATTGAAGCTGAGGGACTCAGTCTCTctgaatgtaaaatgaaaaaagcatGATATTCAAGAATCCTCTCATCTCTGAAATTTTCTACTTCTGGAATCAGAGATTAGTGTCCTTAAAGCTCCCTTCATGTCACGATTTCTCAGGCTGTAGATGAAGGGATTCACCAGGGGAGTGACCACTGTGAAGAGGACAGTGGCCACCGAGTCTTGTACTGAGTAGGAGGACGAAGGGTGCATATAGACCCCCAGGATTGCCCCGTAGAAGAGGGAGACCACGGTGAGGTGGGACCCACACGTGGACAGGGCTTTCCTTATTCCCTGAACAGATGGGCATTTTAATACATTAGAGAAGATGTAGGCATATGAAATGATGATACATGTAAATGGTGTCAGAAATATCAGCCCACCCACAGTGAATACCATCAGGTCATTGATAAAGGTATTAGAACAAGAGAGCTTCAGAACTGCATAGGGGTCACAGAAAAAGTGATGCACGGCATTGCTGGAACAAAACGTGAGCTGGACCACGAGAAGAGTGTGTAGGAGAGCGTGCAGGTTTGTAAAGAGCCAAGATGCAGCCACCAGCAGGACACAGAGTTCAGGCCTCATGATCGTGGTGTAGTGGAGGGGGCGGCAGATGGCCGtgtagcggtcataggccatcacaCTCAGGAGGAAGCTATCCATGTTGATGAAAGTGATGAAGAAGTAGATCTGGGCCATGCAGTCCACGTAGGAGATAGACTTGCTTCCCAGTAAGTGATTCAGCAGCATCTTGGGGATCGTGACTGATGAAAAGCAGATGTCGACACAGGAGAGGTTGGCCAAGAAGAAATACATGGGCGTATGGAGGTGACTGTCACAGGTGATGGCCAAGGTGATGAGAAAGTTTCCGACGATGGTGACCAGGTACATCCACAGGAACAGCCCGAAGAGAAGCTCCTCCTGCCCTGACTGGCCAGAGAGTCCCAGGAGGAGGAATCCTGTGACTGTAGTCTTGTTGTCTCCGCCCATGTCTGTAGTcgagaaaatacagtaaaaagcaaaaggaaatatttaatgaattgGGCCCCATCTATTGTTTAGAGATTATCATTTTTAGTGAACTAGAtccaaaatttatttcttaataacacttcaaatataaaaataaatgagattgaTAATATGTCAGCATTTGAGCAAAATTTTAATGATACTGGTTTGTCATTGAGAAAAAATTCACATTAGATAGTTCAATGGAGTTAGTCTTACTGAAATACATAGCTGATTAATGTCTATAATTTTAACTTATGTTTAATTATCTCTGATTACATACAGCTTAATTCATCCTTCACTGTTAGTGAATATCTGGTATGTAAGAGGCAGTTTCACATAGACACTTTCTTTTAATCCATCATTCATAGACGAGGACCCGGAGAAggaaaatcagagataaagaaaCTGGGACTCAGAGATTAGGTGATGGCAGATTCGATTGACAGAACCCATAACATTTGTAGCCTTGAAACAGCTAAAATGTCCTTTTCTTTAAATTCCTCCCAAGTTTTACTTCCAAATTTTGATTACGAACCATTTATTGAGACTACaaccaagtgccaggcactgtaggATTACATGCTTTACATGAATTTCTTACAGATTTTTAAGTGTTAAGTTTTATAAATAACAAGCTTCATTAAGCAGAAGGGGAAAATGAAGCAATGAGATTTAGCTGTTTGTTTAAAGTCATAAACTCTTTTATGTGAATAACTTTATATAACTCACTCAGATTCGTTCTGGATCTCTCTTGTTTTCCCAGGATTACGCTACTTTTAGGCACTGAAGGATATGCCTGGCAGTTTTCCCTCAATCTTGTAACTGCCTCGCATCAAAATGTCATTGCAGTCGCTCACAGCTATTGGCTTGAATGAGATAAGCACGCCGGTGAGATTGCTTTGCACAGGATTCTGCGAAGAGGCTTATTTCCTCCCTGTGCTAGCCAAAATGGGGTCAGTTAGGTCTGTGACTAggtattatttttgaaaaagaaaaagagagtcaTAGAGAAAGGACAGTTAAGGGGTATATCCAAGTGGTAATCCCAGCATTAAGAAACCAGCGCAGGCGGGAAGAGCCAGGTAGGGCATCGTGGGTGTGGCAGCACTGAAAGCACTCACAGTATTTGGAtagtggagaggagaggagagggcttTTTTGGTAAGAACTAAAGCCTGGAGtaaagaggaggaggatggggaggagacTGACGGGTTAGTGTCTCGACCCGCTGGGACAAAGGACGTCACAGGCAACAGTTCTAGGAGATGGGTTTCAGGGTGTATGTAATATCACGACAGTGAAGTGTCCTAGCAttttgagggttaaatgagtAAAACCAATGTAGAATTCTGAGGTCTGAAGCCATTTTCTTATAAGATATATTACAGAGGAAAGGCAGTACTAGGCTGTGGCCAGAGCTACTGCAAGAAGGTTCCCCAGGGAAAGCATGATTAGTGTGGAATGTAGAAACGGGGTGGGGGGCCAGGGCTGCCTCAAGGAAAGCCCAAAGCAGTATTTGTGCAGCCTTTTCCATCGTGCCCCTGACAGCAGATGCCTATA
Coding sequences within it:
- the LOC105062079 gene encoding olfactory receptor 1f45-like, encoding MGGDNKTTVTGFLLLGLSGQSGQEELLFGLFLWMYLVTIVGNFLITLAITCDSHLHTPMYFFLANLSCVDICFSSVTIPKMLLNHLLGSKSISYVDCMAQIYFFITFINMDSFLLSVMAYDRYTAICRPLHYTTIMRPELCVLLVAASWLFTNLHALLHTLLVVQLTFCSSNAVHHFFCDPYAVLKLSCSNTFINDLMVFTVGGLIFLTPFTCIIISYAYIFSNVLKCPSVQGIRKALSTCGSHLTVVSLFYGAILGVYMHPSSSYSVQDSVATVLFTVVTPLVNPFIYSLRNRDMKGALRTLISDSRSRKFQR